Proteins from one Cellulosilyticum lentocellum DSM 5427 genomic window:
- a CDS encoding homocitrate synthase/isopropylmalate synthase family protein, with translation MIRIIDSTLARLDHCLPSKEQVLTFCYLMRDIGIVDLEISVKIYKLLESLPEGFRFYLTLLNTSESVKVYPDVYKLIIPRSQIEGTIGQIQMNDIREVVQLKAYEHCSYIRIIGLDDLLCHNYTYVMQEIMTTLINSKVNLCPENLYHCATAIAVEWALKGGKEVTTSFTGIGGLAATEEVLMALRIASRYKINQDISALVQLKTLFEQMTGEHIQKNKPIIGEAIFCVESGIHVDGIMKKEAIYEAYSPTEVGQKRTIVIGKHSGSSAVAAKLKECQIPMLDEAHMRRLLLAVKQVSMKKRRSISDEEFIVIAREVMAYERKEKDS, from the coding sequence ATGATTAGAATAATCGATTCAACCTTAGCTAGACTCGATCATTGCCTTCCAAGTAAGGAGCAAGTACTTACATTTTGCTACCTCATGAGAGACATTGGCATTGTAGATTTAGAGATTTCAGTAAAGATTTATAAGCTACTAGAGAGTTTACCAGAAGGCTTTAGGTTTTATTTGACTTTATTAAATACATCAGAGAGTGTAAAAGTCTATCCTGATGTTTATAAGCTGATTATCCCCAGGTCTCAAATAGAGGGGACTATTGGCCAAATTCAAATGAATGATATTAGAGAGGTTGTGCAGCTCAAAGCCTATGAACACTGTAGTTATATAAGAATTATAGGCTTAGACGATTTGCTTTGTCACAATTATACCTATGTAATGCAAGAGATTATGACTACATTAATAAATAGCAAAGTTAATCTTTGCCCTGAAAATCTGTATCATTGTGCCACTGCAATTGCTGTAGAGTGGGCTTTAAAAGGGGGAAAAGAAGTAACAACTAGTTTTACAGGTATAGGGGGATTAGCTGCCACAGAAGAAGTATTAATGGCATTAAGAATAGCCAGTAGATATAAGATTAATCAAGATATAAGTGCTTTAGTTCAGCTTAAAACTCTTTTTGAACAAATGACAGGAGAACATATACAAAAGAATAAGCCTATTATTGGAGAAGCTATTTTTTGTGTGGAATCAGGCATTCATGTAGATGGCATTATGAAAAAGGAAGCGATTTATGAGGCATATTCTCCAACAGAGGTAGGTCAAAAGAGAACCATTGTCATAGGAAAGCATTCAGGAAGCTCAGCTGTAGCAGCAAAGCTTAAAGAGTGTCAAATCCCCATGCTAGATGAGGCGCATATGAGGCGGCTACTTCTCGCAGTAAAGCAAGTAAGTATGAAAAAAAGAAGGAGCATTAGTGATGAAGAATTTATAGTCATAGCAAGAGAGGTGATGGCTTATGAGAGAAAAGAGAAAGATAGTTGA